In Haloplanus vescus, a single genomic region encodes these proteins:
- a CDS encoding SHOCT domain-containing protein: MPTNSDDTRLVTLLLVIIGAVFIVPLFFMGFGMMGFGPMMGGMWGGHMWGDGTMPGWMFIVGIVMQLLFLAALVGGGYLIYRAVTGAASDSDQALEELRLAYARGELTDEEYEQRREALERDT; encoded by the coding sequence ATGCCGACAAATTCAGACGATACGCGACTTGTTACGCTCCTCCTCGTTATCATCGGTGCCGTCTTCATCGTCCCGTTGTTCTTCATGGGCTTCGGGATGATGGGGTTTGGTCCGATGATGGGCGGGATGTGGGGCGGTCACATGTGGGGCGACGGGACGATGCCTGGCTGGATGTTCATCGTCGGCATCGTGATGCAGCTGCTGTTCCTCGCTGCCCTCGTCGGTGGTGGGTACCTCATCTATCGCGCAGTTACGGGAGCTGCGAGTGATTCGGACCAGGCACTCGAAGAGCTTCGGCTTGCCTACGCTCGCGGGGAGCTGACTGACGAGGAATACGAACAGCGACGCGAAGCACTCGAACGAGATACCTGA
- a CDS encoding ArsR/SmtB family transcription factor: MSSSGTDHRLEDIAVRDTRVSDAIDEPMRAMILDILSAEALTATEVHGRLEDRGVDRTENTVRHHINELRDAGLVDVVRFEEGRGGTTKYYHANTIVLSYSLPESADDAVEEMIEAVQPQIRDSLDTLTEDHDDAIAEIVADMQPCEHCQTQKYETYVLLTVLRRAFVRAHRDS, translated from the coding sequence ATGAGTAGTTCCGGTACCGACCACCGGCTTGAGGACATCGCGGTGCGAGACACCCGGGTTTCGGACGCCATCGACGAACCGATGCGGGCGATGATCCTCGATATCCTCTCCGCGGAGGCGCTGACCGCAACTGAGGTCCACGGCCGTTTGGAGGACCGCGGCGTCGACCGCACGGAGAACACGGTTCGTCATCACATCAACGAGTTACGGGATGCCGGTCTCGTCGACGTCGTCCGCTTCGAGGAAGGGCGCGGTGGGACGACGAAGTACTACCACGCGAATACGATCGTCCTCTCGTACTCGCTGCCAGAGTCAGCTGATGACGCTGTTGAGGAGATGATCGAGGCCGTTCAACCCCAGATCAGGGACTCACTCGATACTCTCACAGAAGACCACGACGACGCGATAGCGGAGATCGTCGCAGATATGCAGCCGTGTGAGCACTGTCAGACCCAGAAGTACGAAACCTACGTGCTCCTGACTGTCCTCCGCCGGGCGTTCGTTCGTGCGCACCGAGATTCTTGA
- a CDS encoding heavy-metal-associated domain-containing protein → MSDTTQFRVLDFDCPTCASTVERALSNVDGVQHVEVHYATGRVEIEYDDSVADPDAFAQTIENQGYTPQPA, encoded by the coding sequence ATGAGCGACACAACCCAGTTCCGCGTCCTCGACTTCGACTGCCCGACCTGTGCGAGCACCGTCGAACGCGCCCTATCGAACGTCGACGGTGTCCAGCACGTCGAGGTTCACTACGCGACCGGCCGCGTCGAGATCGAATATGACGACAGCGTCGCTGATCCCGACGCCTTCGCACAGACCATCGAAAACCAGGGGTACACGCCCCAACCAGCCTAA